GATCCAGCTATATGTATTGCCAATATACCTAGCTTTCCATGTATCTCTGCAAAGACTTCGAGAGACCCGTATAGTAGGAACATGATCACAATTATAGCCCCAGCAATAGATATAATTATATATGGTATATAGAGAACCCTTACAGGCATTCCAAGAGATGCCATGGCATGATCAACCTTTATAGCTACGTCTAACAGCCTTTGCCTGAAAACCATAGTCCTCTTTATAAAAAATCTATATATGATCCCTATAGATGGCTGTGAAACACTATATACCTCTCCCTTAATACTTATAGCGTTATTCCATATGAAGAGATATGATGCCATTATAATCGATATCAAAACCGCTAGCCCTATATATAGAGAAATCTGATCACCCATTATACTAGCCTCCACTATATAGCTTCCAAGCCCTTTTAACCTATATTCAGAGCTCCCTAGGGAGATGACCTCGGCTGCTGTTACAAAGAACCACCCGCCAGCCCATGAGATTGCCGAGTTGGTTGCGATGGCTTTTCTAGTTGCTGGTATATATATTAGTATGAGCTTTGTCAAAGCCCCTACTCTATATATTTTGAGCATCTCAACTACACTAGGATCTATTGATTTGATCGCGGAATACACACCGTAGATCATGTTCCACACCATGCTAGTACTTATTAGAATTATCGAGGCAAGTTCAACTCCTAGCCTACCTGGTAGAAGGCTTATAACTATCAATATTGCTGCTGGGAAGAACCCCAGTATTGGTATTGATTGGAGTATATCTATTATAGGATTTACTATGGAATCGATTCTCTTGTTAGTAGCC
The Sulfolobales archaeon DNA segment above includes these coding regions:
- a CDS encoding ABC transporter permease subunit; the encoded protein is MTLSYLLSLAIALVVGIAMATNKRIDSIVNPIIDILQSIPILGFFPAAILIVISLLPGRLGVELASIILISTSMVWNMIYGVYSAIKSIDPSVVEMLKIYRVGALTKLILIYIPATRKAIATNSAISWAGGWFFVTAAEVISLGSSEYRLKGLGSYIVEASIMGDQISLYIGLAVLISIIMASYLFIWNNAISIKGEVYSVSQPSIGIIYRFFIKRTMVFRQRLLDVAIKVDHAMASLGMPVRVLYIPYIIISIAGAIIVIMFLLYGSLEVFAEIHGKLGILAIHIAGSIPIAIYSLLLSLSRVLAVLALGVAVGASTAYLYIRYRRSAYILIFIGEVLSSIPAIIWWPILAEAIRSGFSPAIVSLIIMFQGSFWYIFFNIVFYGIPSFRKSLLEVSEIYGIKGRLYIEKIFIPSLFPSIVAGLISASGGAWNATIVAEYIDLGDLKIDLGGIGSLISRSAEKGDVLSLLTYTAYMAAIVIAFNKLVWNRILFQKLGRRYYEVGD